One genomic region from Clostridia bacterium encodes:
- a CDS encoding PaaI family thioesterase, translated as MSPAPRIGFSRHCFVCGQENEHGLKARFEVLDGRARTTVRPPAFVRGFEGMLHGGIIAALCDEVMWYAGFSRDLFTVTGDLSVRYKAPVPVDGEVHAEGWVTEARRKIVRTAAELRGPGGELLALAEGRFFVVPPEQILGDEEIRLYEAGQWTGAGRAPCPGSRSVRAERRSG; from the coding sequence TTGTCACCTGCTCCGCGCATCGGATTTTCCCGGCACTGCTTCGTGTGCGGCCAGGAGAACGAGCACGGGCTGAAGGCCCGTTTCGAGGTGCTCGACGGGCGCGCCCGCACCACCGTGCGGCCGCCCGCCTTCGTGCGCGGCTTCGAGGGGATGCTGCACGGGGGCATCATCGCCGCGCTGTGCGACGAAGTCATGTGGTACGCCGGCTTCAGCCGCGACCTCTTCACGGTGACCGGAGACCTGTCGGTGCGGTACAAGGCGCCGGTTCCCGTCGACGGCGAGGTGCACGCGGAGGGCTGGGTCACCGAGGCGCGCCGCAAGATCGTCCGCACAGCCGCCGAGCTGCGCGGCCCGGGCGGCGAGCTCCTCGCGCTCGCGGAGGGGCGGTTCTTCGTCGTTCCTCCGGAGCAGATCCTGGGCGACGAGGAGATCCGGCTGTACGAGGCCGGCCAGTGGACCGGCGCCGGCCGGGCTCCGTGTCCGGGATCACGCTCCGTCCGCGCGGAACGCCGCTCGGGATAG